Below is a window of Pseudomonadota bacterium DNA.
CATCCTTGGCATGGGCGAAACCGAGGCCGACCGCACCGCGATGCTCGTCACCCTCGCCAACCTGCCCGCCCATCCGGAATCGGTGCCCATCAACCTGCTGATCCCGGCGGATGGCACGCCGCTGGCCGGCAACCCGCGTATCGATGGCATCGCCTTCGTGCGTACCGTCGCTGTCGCCCGCATCCTGATGCCCGCCTCCATGGTGCGCCTTTCCGCCGGCCGTGAAGGCATGAGCGATGAGCTGCAAGCCATGTGCTTCTTCGCGGGCGCGAATTCCATCTTCGTCGGTGAAAAACTGCTCACCGCCGCCAATCCGGGGTTGGATGCGGATGCCGCCCTCTTCGCTAAACTCGGCATGAAGCCGATGCAAATGGCCGAAAATCAGGCGCAGGCCGCGTAAAAAAGGCGACGCTTTCCAGCATCGCCTTTTTGTCTCGCTTTGGACGGTTTATTTAGCTCTGCCCAGCTTGGCTGCCGTACATGTCTGATAATTCTGCATGACCGCTTCACCGACTTGCCAGCTCGCGCCATCATATTGTGCGCCCGCCAGCGCCTGCCCACAGCCTTGGATGGCAGCCATACAGGCTGAATATTCTTTGCCTTTATTCGTAGCGGGATTTTTACAGACACTGTCATTTTGCAATTGAATCGCTTGCCCCAACGTTGGATGGGAAACAACAGGCTGAGAAGGGTATGGGTAATATGTCCCCGGATGGCTTGGAGCCGCTGCCGGCGCTGGCGGGGTTACCGCTGGTTGATTTTGCTGCATCAGTCGATCAAGATTCGCACGCGACCTCTCCATCATCTCTCGTGCATTGGGGCGGTCAGTCATCGGGGCTTCCTTTCAATAGAATAAATGTAGCCCAACAATAACATACCCACGTGCCGCATGTATGACAGTTTGATGAAAATTCAGCCGCAGCCAGCGGCTCGGCGAGAACAAAAAATACTATTGAATTATAAAATAATTATGGTGTTTTTACACCCGCATCGCGGCGGACGCAGCTCATGGCCGTTGCCAGCGGCGCTTCATCGGCGCCCCAGCCTTTGGCATCCAACGTTGCCACTTTCATTAAGGCATCGACACAGGGCTTCGCCGCAGCTACGCAGGCTGCCAGCTTCTTATCACTACTTTCGCAGGTCTGGCTCACCTGCTCATGCGCCATATCCGCCCGTCGCGCATCCAGCAGGGGCGACGCCGTACCTTTACGAATTCCCGTTTTATCCACCATTGCGCACTCCTGCGTAAACGTTCTTTCGGCCATTATACCCCCCGACCGGTTAAAATAGCCTTAACCGAATTTCGTGTGACAGCAGCCCCAAACATCCGCTATGATGGGGCAACCCATAACGCTGGTATCCCTTGTCTTCCAATCCCTTAGATTCGCACTCCCCCGCATGGCTGACGCAAGGCTGGCCGCATATCTGGCTGCCCTACACCCAGATGCAAACCGCGCCGCTGCCCGAAGCAGTGGTCAGCGCCAGCGGCTGCACGCTGACGCTGGCAGATGGGCGCACCCTCATCGATGGCACCGCCAGCTGGTGGAGCATGTGCCACGGCTATCAGCAGCCGCATATTGTTGAAGCGATTACCAAACAGGCGCAAACGCTCAGCCATGTCATGTTCGGCGGGTTGGCGCACGAGCCCGCTTTCACCCTCGCCGCGCGGCTGTGCCGCACCGTTGGCATGGGCATGGAGCGGGTGTTTTTCGCTGAGTCCGGCTCGGTGGCGGTTGAGGTGGCGCTCAAAATGGCGCTCCAATACTGGCGCAACAAGGGCGACACGAAACGCACCAAATTCATCTGCCTGAGCAACGGCTATCACGGCGACACGGTCGGCGCGATGTCGGTTTCCGCGCGCAGCCCCTTCAACAGCGCCTATGACAGCTTGAGCCTGCGCAACTACACGCTGGATATTCCCACGGATGAATACAGCTTCGCCGAATTTGCCGATACCATCCGCGCCATTCAGGGCACGGTTGCCGCGCTCATCATCGAGCCGCTGGTGCAGGCGGCGGGCGGCTTCCGCTTTCACTCGCCCGATATTCTCTCGGAAATCCGCCGCGTCTGCCGCGAGCATGGCATCCTCTTCATTGCCGATGAAATCGCGACCGGCTTCGCACGCACCGGCGCTATGTTCGCCTGTCAGGAAGCGGCGATTGAGCCCGACATTATCTGCATCGGCAAGGCCCTCAGCGGTGGCCATATGCCGCTTGCGGCAACGCTTGCCAGCGCCGAAGTGTTCGATGCGTTCAATAGCCCCGATTACGAAAAAGCGCTGATGCACGGCCCCACCTTCATGGCCCACCCGATTGCCTGCGCCGCCGCCAACGCCTCGCTCGACCTGTTCGCCAGCGAGCCGCGTCTTGCCCAAGCAGAGGCGCTGGAGCAAGCGCTGTGGGATGGTTTACGCCCGTTCAAAGCCCATGCGGAGGTGATCGATGTGCGCGTCAAAGGCGCGATCGGCGTCATCGAAATGAATTCGGATGCGGAGAACAACCAGCGCCTGCGTCAGGCATTCATTGCGCAGGGCGTCTGGCTACGCCCCTTCGGCAATGCGCTCTATGTGATGCCTGCGCTGACGATTACGCAGGCGGAGCTGGAAACCATTTTCAGCGCGATCCGGTCGGTTTTAAAATAACGAACCCATTCATCTAAGGCACCCAAGCTACCCACACCGTCATTGCGAGCGATAGCCACGGCAATCCAGCCTCTAAGGATATACTAGCGACGCAGACGCGTCGCGCTGGATTGCTTCGCTATCGCTCGCAATGACGGTGTAGCGAAGACTACTCTATTTGCCCAACTGCCCGATATACCCATCGATCACATCAAGCCCCGCCTGCCAGAAATCCGGCTTGCTGGCATCCAGCCCGAAGGGCTTGAGCAGCGCTTTGTGGCGCAGCGTGCCGCCGGCTTTCAGCATGGTCAGGTATTTCTTGGTGAAGGCATCCGCCCGCCCGGCTTTTTTCTCTTTGAGATAGACGCCGTAGAGCGAGTTCACGAGGCAATCGCCGAACGCGTAAGCATACACATAAAACGGCGAGTGGATGAAATGCGGGATATACATCCAGTAGCTCTGGTATTCCGGATGCAGGGTGATCGCGGGCCCAAGCGCCTCACGCTGCACATCCATCCAGATTTCGCCGATGCGCTCGACCGACAGCTCGCCGAAGCGGCGCTCGTCATGTACCTTGCGCTCGAACTCGCAGAACGCAATCTGGCGCACCACGGTGTTGAGCATATCCTCGATCTTGGCGGCGATGAGCAGCGTTTTGCGCTTCTTATCCGTCTCGCGGTTGAGCAATTCCTGGAAGGTCAGCATTTCGCCGAATACGGAAGCCGTTTCCGCCAACGTCAGCGGCGTATCCGCCATCAGCGCGCCCTGGCTGCCAGAGAGCACTTGATGCACGCCGTGGCCCAGCTCATGCGCCAGCGTCATCACATCGCGCGTTTTGCCAAGGAAGTTCAGCAGCAAATAGGGATGCGCCGAGGGCACTACCGGATGCGCAAACGCGCCGGTCGCCTTGCCCGCGCGGGTCGGCACGTCGATCCAGTTATTGTCGAAGAATTTCTGGCCGACTTTCGCCAGCTCCGGCGAAAAGGCATGGTAGGCCTCGCGCACCAGCTTCACTGCTTCATCCCAGGTGAAGGCGGTGTCGCCCGCGGCGGGCAACGGCGCATTACGGTCCCAGTAATCCAGCGTTTTTTTGCCAAATTGTTTTGCTTTCCACGCATAATAGCGGTGGGCGAGCGGCTTGTAATTTTTCTTCACGGTGGCGATGAGCGCATCCACCACTTCGTCTTCCACCTGATTGCTCACGTTGCGGCTGCTGATGGGACGTGCGAAATTGCGTTTCTCATCCTCGATATGCTTGGCTTTGGCGAGCGTGTTGGTGATGAGCGCAAATAGCGGCGCATTGGCCGCAAACACGCGCGCGACTTCCTTGGCGGCGGCCTTGCGCTTTTTCGGGTCTTTGCCTGAAAGCAGGTCGAGCGCTTCCGGCTCGGTCATTTTCACGCCGTCCACGGTAAATTCCAACCGCGAAATCGACTCATCGAACAGCCGCTGCCACGAGCCCATCGTCACCGATGTTTCGTGGATATAGCCTTCGAGCTCATCGCTCAATTGATAGGGCTTGTAGCTGCGAATACCATCCAGCCACGGCTTATAATGCGCCAGTTTGGGCGATTTCTTCAGCATCGCGGCCAGCGGTTTATCGTCGATCTTATTCAGCTCCAGCGTGAAGAAAATCAGCTGCGAGGACAACACCGTCAGCTGCTCCACCATGTTCTGGTAGAACTGCGTCACCGCCGGATTGGCCATATCGCCAGCATAAAGCAGCTGGGCATAGCT
It encodes the following:
- a CDS encoding M3 family oligoendopeptidase, producing the protein MAKKPVAKKPVKKSVKKPVLPVWDLSDLYASPKDAKLVADVKSLTSKTAAFAKQYAGKLAKLDGDALAAAIVAYEKMQDTLGKLGSYAQLLYAGDMANPAVTQFYQNMVEQLTVLSSQLIFFTLELNKIDDKPLAAMLKKSPKLAHYKPWLDGIRSYKPYQLSDELEGYIHETSVTMGSWQRLFDESISRLEFTVDGVKMTEPEALDLLSGKDPKKRKAAAKEVARVFAANAPLFALITNTLAKAKHIEDEKRNFARPISSRNVSNQVEDEVVDALIATVKKNYKPLAHRYYAWKAKQFGKKTLDYWDRNAPLPAAGDTAFTWDEAVKLVREAYHAFSPELAKVGQKFFDNNWIDVPTRAGKATGAFAHPVVPSAHPYLLLNFLGKTRDVMTLAHELGHGVHQVLSGSQGALMADTPLTLAETASVFGEMLTFQELLNRETDKKRKTLLIAAKIEDMLNTVVRQIAFCEFERKVHDERRFGELSVERIGEIWMDVQREALGPAITLHPEYQSYWMYIPHFIHSPFYVYAYAFGDCLVNSLYGVYLKEKKAGRADAFTKKYLTMLKAGGTLRHKALLKPFGLDASKPDFWQAGLDVIDGYIGQLGK
- a CDS encoding adenosylmethionine--8-amino-7-oxononanoate transaminase; the encoded protein is MSSNPLDSHSPAWLTQGWPHIWLPYTQMQTAPLPEAVVSASGCTLTLADGRTLIDGTASWWSMCHGYQQPHIVEAITKQAQTLSHVMFGGLAHEPAFTLAARLCRTVGMGMERVFFAESGSVAVEVALKMALQYWRNKGDTKRTKFICLSNGYHGDTVGAMSVSARSPFNSAYDSLSLRNYTLDIPTDEYSFAEFADTIRAIQGTVAALIIEPLVQAAGGFRFHSPDILSEIRRVCREHGILFIADEIATGFARTGAMFACQEAAIEPDIICIGKALSGGHMPLAATLASAEVFDAFNSPDYEKALMHGPTFMAHPIACAAANASLDLFASEPRLAQAEALEQALWDGLRPFKAHAEVIDVRVKGAIGVIEMNSDAENNQRLRQAFIAQGVWLRPFGNALYVMPALTITQAELETIFSAIRSVLK